In Mycoplasma suis str. Illinois, a single window of DNA contains:
- a CDS encoding type 2 periplasmic-binding domain-containing protein, with protein sequence MGLKLLTVPILGTFVLPISIVNLNFQSGDIVLATYQSYISDDIATEASSSYGVQTVYFENDRDILNGFRTGAYDLAIMSSSTLEEAIKKNIVKQIQWDKLPTVKDLLKVEDGNGSSHQTSGSGNTNNQNTRNWEKVFSPIVTQFFKQKPELAQYGLPYFLSYLLFAYRCQNCDKEIKTQENLSWQEKFKKIIEHEEFKNNNPFKLGIIEDEVTILSLSKLASQENNKFNEQNWKVEENKPFNFFDKYKDLSKLGVSSRTRGNSMFLNSDSALMSEMLTKKQLDGVFMYNGDALYSYQEIRNEKEGGEVQDFKILEPTPSLWLLDQIAISSKVSESKENEIYKFLDKLLFEGAIKKTQSDQAQGQQSQNSEAQEKSWAWQNFDYLGYTPTLKDMQETIKSKHEEFKKKKEKSEQQTQSSEKSEDEKEYDDLTIQLLFGRQNEDQCKKPVSNGQPQTTENQQSENTKCKILFESGMTDNQNLDLALAFQRWKNNWF encoded by the coding sequence ATGGGACTAAAACTTTTAACTGTTCCTATATTAGGAACATTTGTTTTGCCCATCTCAATAGTTAATTTGAATTTTCAGTCAGGAGATATAGTATTAGCCACTTATCAGTCTTATATAAGTGATGACATAGCTACTGAAGCGAGCAGTAGCTATGGAGTTCAAACAGTTTATTTTGAGAATGATAGAGATATTTTGAATGGCTTCAGAACAGGAGCTTATGATTTGGCAATTATGAGTTCCTCAACTCTTGAAGAAGCCATAAAGAAAAATATAGTGAAGCAAATCCAGTGGGATAAGCTCCCTACTGTTAAGGATCTTTTAAAAGTTGAAGATGGAAATGGCTCATCTCATCAAACCTCTGGTTCCGGAAATACAAATAACCAAAATACAAGAAATTGGGAAAAAGTATTTTCCCCAATTGTTACTCAATTTTTTAAACAAAAACCAGAATTAGCTCAATATGGTCTCCCATATTTCCTTAGTTATTTATTGTTTGCATATAGATGTCAGAATTGCGACAAAGAAATAAAAACTCAAGAAAACTTGAGTTGACAAGAAAAGTTCAAAAAAATTATTGAACATGAAGAATTTAAGAACAATAATCCCTTCAAATTAGGGATTATTGAAGATGAAGTAACAATCCTTTCTCTCTCTAAATTAGCTAGTCAAGAAAACAATAAATTTAATGAACAAAATTGAAAGGTTGAAGAAAATAAACCTTTCAATTTTTTTGACAAATATAAAGATCTTTCAAAGCTGGGAGTAAGTTCAAGAACAAGAGGTAATTCTATGTTCTTGAACTCTGATTCAGCTTTGATGTCAGAAATGCTAACTAAAAAACAATTAGATGGAGTATTTATGTATAACGGAGATGCTCTTTATTCTTATCAAGAGATAAGAAATGAAAAAGAAGGAGGAGAAGTTCAAGATTTCAAAATATTGGAACCCACTCCTTCTCTTTGATTATTAGATCAAATAGCTATTTCAAGTAAAGTTTCTGAATCTAAAGAGAATGAAATTTATAAGTTCCTAGACAAGTTATTGTTTGAGGGAGCTATTAAGAAGACTCAATCGGATCAAGCTCAAGGACAACAAAGTCAAAATTCTGAAGCCCAGGAAAAATCTTGAGCTTGACAAAATTTTGATTATTTAGGTTACACTCCAACTCTAAAAGATATGCAAGAAACTATAAAAAGTAAACATGAAGAATTCAAAAAGAAAAAAGAAAAATCGGAACAACAAACTCAATCTTCAGAAAAATCTGAGGATGAAAAAGAATATGATGATTTAACTATTCAACTTCTTTTTGGGAGACAAAATGAAGATCAATGTAAAAAACCAGTTTCAAATGGTCAACCACAAACTACAGAAAATCAACAATCAGAAAATACAAAGTGCAAAATTTTATTTGAGTCGGGAATGACAGATAATCAAAATTTAGATTTGGCTTTAGCCTTCCAAAGATGAAAGAATAATTGGTTTTAA
- the tsaD gene encoding tRNA (adenosine(37)-N6)-threonylcarbamoyltransferase complex transferase subunit TsaD — translation MAEKTKKGLILGIESTCDDSSVAIYSLKEKKILQEVSYSSRKEYHKYGGIVPEIAARNHEDKLVVALEECLSKANLKLEDLTHIAYSAEPGLESSLLVGKMLATTLSETLDKPLFPVNHLESHVLSVGLQEKLDFPSLCLLITGKNTIIYHLTGDHIINKLEECQDCALGEAYDKVARIMGLKYPGGPLLQDYYSKYKSFPPLTKRSKDSSKLSLNFSGLITASSRYWESLDSNMSLDKKREALSTAFQKEIVEIIFVKLDYWIKKLSISSLYIVGGVSKNTVIKEYLLRFCEVKNIKCSFVSEKLAEDNGSMIAYRASFLI, via the coding sequence GTGGCAGAAAAGACTAAAAAAGGACTAATTCTGGGAATAGAGAGCACATGCGATGATAGTTCAGTTGCTATTTATTCCCTAAAAGAAAAGAAAATACTTCAAGAAGTGAGTTATTCTTCTAGGAAAGAATACCACAAATATGGTGGTATTGTTCCTGAGATTGCAGCTAGAAATCATGAAGATAAATTAGTAGTAGCTTTAGAAGAGTGTCTCTCTAAAGCTAACTTAAAACTAGAAGATTTAACTCATATTGCTTATTCAGCTGAACCTGGACTAGAATCTTCTCTTCTAGTTGGAAAAATGTTAGCTACTACTTTATCTGAGACTCTAGATAAACCTTTATTTCCAGTAAATCATCTAGAGTCTCATGTATTATCAGTAGGGCTACAAGAGAAACTTGATTTCCCTTCTCTTTGTTTACTGATTACTGGAAAAAACACAATAATATATCACCTGACAGGTGATCATATTATTAATAAATTAGAGGAATGTCAAGATTGTGCATTGGGGGAAGCCTATGATAAAGTAGCTAGAATTATGGGACTAAAGTATCCTGGAGGACCTTTATTGCAAGACTACTATAGTAAGTACAAGAGTTTTCCTCCTTTAACTAAAAGGAGTAAAGATTCTAGTAAATTAAGTCTTAATTTTTCTGGTTTAATTACTGCTTCTTCTAGATATTGAGAATCATTAGATAGTAATATGTCACTAGATAAAAAAAGAGAAGCACTAAGTACAGCTTTTCAAAAAGAAATAGTAGAAATTATTTTTGTTAAATTGGATTATTGAATTAAAAAGCTGTCTATTTCTTCTCTTTATATAGTTGGGGGAGTAAGTAAGAACACTGTAATAAAGGAATATTTACTTCGCTTTTGCGAAGTAAAGAATATTAAGTGTTCTTTTGTTAGTGAAAAGCTAGCTGAAGATAATGGATCTATGATAGCTTATAGAGCTAGCTTTTTAATTTAG
- a CDS encoding methionine adenosyltransferase domain-containing protein, whose product MTQDQGIVFGFASSETPDYLPLEYYLAKKLIFKTKELIQSGVFYWAKEDYKVLVDLEVNKNSSPHKVRLNSLVFSIQHLTNVTREQISEELKEKVIYPFLQELNISWDEKTFWFINSSGSFQIGGLIADTGVTNRKQIADNFGPIAHHGGGGLCGKDLTKMDRLGCYFARWVAKNLVAAGLATELELKITYAIAQEKALAYDITFSRDLKISHKDLLEILENCFPTKVSEIFQLFTSENISFLKLTEISNFGNFVPNLPWEQINKVEAINDWLRRT is encoded by the coding sequence TTGACTCAAGATCAAGGTATAGTATTTGGATTTGCCTCTTCAGAAACTCCAGATTATTTACCTCTTGAGTATTACCTTGCAAAGAAGTTAATATTCAAGACTAAAGAATTAATTCAGTCTGGAGTTTTCTATTGAGCTAAAGAGGACTATAAAGTATTAGTTGACCTTGAGGTCAACAAGAATAGTAGTCCTCATAAAGTGAGACTTAATTCTCTTGTGTTCTCTATTCAGCATTTAACAAATGTGACTAGAGAACAAATAAGTGAAGAACTTAAAGAAAAGGTAATATATCCTTTCCTTCAAGAACTAAATATTAGTTGGGATGAGAAAACTTTCTGATTTATAAATTCATCAGGAAGTTTTCAAATAGGGGGATTAATAGCAGATACTGGAGTAACTAATAGAAAACAAATAGCTGATAATTTTGGGCCTATAGCCCACCACGGAGGTGGTGGACTATGTGGAAAAGACCTTACTAAGATGGATAGATTAGGTTGTTATTTTGCTAGATGAGTAGCAAAAAATCTAGTAGCTGCAGGACTAGCTACTGAATTGGAGTTAAAAATTACATATGCTATTGCTCAGGAAAAAGCACTAGCATATGACATAACTTTTTCTAGAGATTTAAAGATAAGTCACAAAGACTTATTGGAAATACTAGAAAATTGTTTCCCAACAAAAGTTAGTGAAATATTTCAGTTATTTACTTCAGAAAATATTTCTTTTCTGAAGTTAACTGAAATATCTAACTTTGGAAATTTTGTTCCAAATTTACCTTGGGAGCAAATAAATAAAGTAGAAGCTATTAATGACTGATTGCGAAGAACTTAA
- a CDS encoding tRNA ligase subunit PheS family protein: MTDCEELNLLKQEVLKASSREALDSCFKKWREENLLPLRKKLQNTSDKEEKRRIGLLFKELKESSQKIYQLKKEELSSWKNISCEPRKSFRIEKKEVDYESVNYLSEVMERVSNFIEKYNFDYLEESEIVRVSDNFDSLLIPENHPARATSDSFFLTSSGKKKLSEEFMLRTHNTTSTLKILEKFKGVNFKGASFGTVYRKEDNDPTHLSQFTQLDLVWVNKNLSIEELRELIEALLEELFKGFEWKKIYCLRPSYFPFTSPSFEVDLMCLCKGDEDCRLCKGTRWIEILGCGFLRSEILEKTHPNCCALALGLGIERICMIQNLILDIRSLYENNFKSIVKEK; the protein is encoded by the coding sequence ATGACTGATTGCGAAGAACTTAATCTTTTAAAACAAGAAGTTCTAAAAGCTTCCTCTAGGGAAGCTTTAGATTCTTGTTTTAAAAAGTGAAGGGAAGAAAATTTACTTCCACTAAGAAAAAAATTACAAAATACTTCAGATAAAGAAGAAAAAAGGAGAATAGGTCTCCTTTTTAAGGAATTAAAAGAAAGTTCACAAAAAATATATCAATTAAAGAAAGAAGAACTTTCTAGTTGAAAAAATATTTCTTGTGAGCCTAGAAAGAGTTTTAGGATAGAAAAAAAAGAAGTTGACTATGAATCAGTCAACTATCTTTCTGAAGTTATGGAAAGAGTATCAAATTTTATCGAGAAATATAACTTTGATTACTTAGAGGAAAGTGAAATTGTCAGAGTATCTGACAATTTTGATTCTCTTTTAATTCCGGAAAATCATCCAGCTAGAGCTACTAGTGATAGTTTCTTTTTAACTAGTTCTGGAAAAAAGAAACTATCTGAAGAGTTTATGTTGAGAACTCATAACACTACTAGCACTTTAAAAATTCTTGAAAAATTTAAGGGAGTTAATTTCAAGGGAGCTTCTTTCGGGACTGTATATAGAAAAGAAGATAATGATCCTACTCACTTGTCTCAATTTACTCAACTAGATTTAGTTTGAGTAAATAAAAATTTAAGTATTGAAGAACTTAGAGAGCTTATAGAAGCTCTCTTAGAAGAGCTATTTAAAGGTTTTGAGTGAAAGAAAATATATTGTTTAAGGCCTTCTTATTTCCCTTTTACGTCCCCTTCTTTCGAAGTGGACTTAATGTGTTTGTGTAAGGGAGATGAGGATTGCAGACTATGTAAAGGAACTAGATGGATAGAAATATTGGGTTGTGGTTTCCTAAGAAGTGAAATCTTAGAAAAAACACATCCTAATTGTTGTGCCCTAGCTTTAGGGCTAGGAATAGAGAGAATATGTATGATCCAAAATTTGATTTTGGACATAAGAAGTCTATACGAGAATAATTTCAAATCAATAGTTAAGGAAAAATAA
- a CDS encoding PhoU domain-containing protein, with product MPINSELLERSIQKCYSDFLSYFQLIKNFTRYSLLFWEEKVDWSEIVKIEAESNLLYNKNILEIEWQCTKNTPSNVKLRFFLALFLSVKDLERCGDYLYSIAKIATKDGNSDLKKIILHSQLWEIVSEYCQSIYNLFGKSSGEIEQFSYEEILSQKSVLHSKLSKISIQLNERLLKFTGIEPFTSYQTPWRDEEEHSERIKNIIALSGLLQLILVKIDRFLDHVFNIVENFYYIKNQEMQLHLSSLLKESHRPD from the coding sequence ATGCCGATTAACTCCGAACTTTTAGAAAGATCAATTCAGAAGTGTTATTCTGATTTTCTAAGCTATTTTCAACTAATCAAAAATTTCACTAGATACTCTCTTCTCTTCTGAGAAGAAAAGGTAGACTGATCAGAAATAGTCAAAATAGAGGCAGAATCTAATTTACTTTACAACAAAAACATATTAGAAATTGAATGACAGTGCACTAAAAATACACCATCAAATGTAAAGCTTAGATTTTTTCTAGCTCTTTTCCTTTCGGTAAAAGATCTAGAAAGATGTGGAGATTATCTTTACTCTATAGCTAAGATAGCTACAAAAGATGGAAACTCAGATCTTAAAAAAATTATTTTGCACTCCCAACTTTGGGAAATAGTTTCAGAATATTGTCAGAGCATTTACAACTTATTTGGTAAATCTTCTGGAGAAATTGAACAATTTTCTTATGAAGAAATATTGTCCCAAAAGTCAGTTCTTCACTCAAAATTATCAAAAATTTCTATTCAATTAAATGAAAGACTTCTTAAATTCACTGGAATAGAACCTTTTACAAGTTATCAAACTCCCTGAAGGGATGAAGAAGAACACTCTGAAAGAATTAAAAATATTATTGCTCTTTCAGGGCTACTACAATTAATTCTTGTTAAGATTGACAGATTCCTAGATCATGTATTCAATATAGTAGAAAATTTCTACTATATTAAGAATCAAGAAATGCAACTTCATTTAAGTAGTCTACTTAAGGAAAGTCACAGACCTGACTAA
- a CDS encoding ABC transporter ATP-binding protein, translating into MTKLNTNYFFSLFQKKVVPEKKLDYKSWLKTEKRNNKKLRKEHSKEVVKQVVQLNKKHKGTIIYPNNSGYAIECRNLEKWYHNKKTGEYIRILRNVNLKVKFGELVVILGESGSGKTTLLNILAGMERACNGESIVYSHSLTTMNQEWLSYFRSKYLSIIFQNYALIPELTVRENILVGQRIQKDVDKRLDIDQIAELLGISQQMAKKPRALSGGQQQRVSIARALAKNPQLIFADEPTGAVDADTCRDILNIFVDINRKYKTTIFLITHNRLIAKIAHKVIKIDKGMIVSTTSQIPVHPNSIDWHS; encoded by the coding sequence ATGACTAAGTTAAACACTAATTATTTTTTCAGTCTTTTTCAAAAAAAAGTAGTTCCAGAAAAAAAGTTAGATTACAAATCCTGATTAAAGACTGAAAAAAGAAATAATAAGAAATTAAGGAAAGAACACTCTAAAGAAGTAGTAAAGCAAGTAGTTCAACTTAACAAAAAACATAAGGGAACAATTATTTATCCCAATAACTCAGGATACGCAATTGAATGTAGAAATTTAGAGAAGTGATATCACAATAAAAAAACGGGCGAATATATTCGTATCCTGAGAAATGTAAATCTAAAAGTTAAGTTTGGTGAATTAGTAGTTATATTAGGAGAGTCTGGGTCTGGAAAGACCACTCTCCTAAATATACTAGCCGGAATGGAAAGAGCTTGCAATGGAGAATCTATTGTGTATTCTCATTCCTTAACTACTATGAATCAGGAATGACTTTCCTATTTCAGGTCTAAATATCTTTCTATTATCTTCCAGAATTATGCATTAATTCCAGAATTAACAGTTAGAGAAAACATCTTAGTTGGGCAGAGAATCCAAAAAGATGTTGATAAAAGATTGGATATAGATCAAATTGCTGAGCTATTGGGAATATCTCAGCAAATGGCTAAGAAACCTAGAGCTCTTTCTGGGGGACAACAACAAAGAGTATCTATAGCTAGAGCTTTAGCTAAAAATCCTCAACTAATATTTGCTGATGAACCTACAGGTGCTGTTGATGCAGACACCTGCAGAGATATTCTGAATATCTTTGTAGATATAAATAGGAAATATAAAACAACTATCTTTTTGATTACCCACAATAGATTGATTGCAAAAATTGCTCATAAGGTAATCAAAATAGACAAGGGAATGATTGTTTCAACTACCTCTCAAATACCAGTACATCCTAACAGTATTGACTGACACAGTTAG
- a CDS encoding ABC transporter ATP-binding protein gives MYWNSFEQVSLRRPKPKKISEEKLKNKQVIVPNQKFLVEQLKKFESKRAQFRNQFPLKFWVTNYNFLINIFFWLFFIWSFWVVSAIAFPTSRTPIMQTNNLVIVFETVFNYIFREHSLESIKNNYKLHTPQWNADTYYFISLAAGLFLIGVFLLFIIKDFFVEMEHILKKSRASVLLKKTSNFSQLLFKLSFVQLFNIAWTTFALLMLFGEGIYTDTQDQSKVWSLIFKGSSASTEGLTSQLPLTTLGYITYVFNFCSFWSAIVVYRKYLKEFFAGNPFLLPFFRVIFIPLQSKNIKKTKDALQMKRTKPMKITKTEKQRIEKEQLSFISLKNVNKHFGSFHALRDINLNIEQGEFIAILGPSGSGKTTLINLLSGIDIPTSGQLVIDKCNTAIFSDKKLTSFRRDKIGYIFQNYALIPYLTARGNIELSVALRSGMKTLLESFVSVIIRYKRFVKGGLTRVKAVRKILNQIFIASDTEDITHLVNAFNLLPHQDKYPNQLSGGQQQRVSIARSLIKRPKILFADEATGALDHASAKIILKFFKLINEYAKTTIIMITHNPAIATITDRVIKIDGGRIVEDYRNPNPLSVDSLTNL, from the coding sequence ATGTACTGAAATTCTTTTGAACAGGTCTCCTTAAGGAGACCTAAGCCAAAAAAGATTAGTGAGGAGAAATTAAAGAATAAACAAGTTATTGTTCCTAATCAGAAGTTTTTAGTAGAACAACTTAAAAAATTTGAGTCCAAAAGGGCTCAATTTAGAAATCAATTCCCTCTTAAGTTCTGAGTAACTAACTACAACTTCCTAATCAATATATTCTTCTGATTGTTTTTTATTTGGTCGTTCTGAGTAGTAAGTGCTATCGCATTTCCTACTAGCAGAACCCCTATTATGCAAACCAATAACTTGGTTATTGTGTTTGAAACAGTATTCAATTACATATTCAGGGAGCACAGTCTTGAATCTATAAAAAATAACTATAAACTGCATACACCACAGTGGAATGCAGATACTTACTACTTTATTTCTTTAGCTGCAGGACTATTCCTAATAGGTGTATTCTTGCTATTTATTATCAAAGATTTTTTTGTAGAAATGGAACACATTCTAAAAAAATCTAGAGCAAGTGTTTTGCTCAAGAAAACAAGTAATTTTTCTCAATTACTTTTCAAATTGTCATTTGTTCAGCTATTTAATATAGCTTGAACAACATTTGCGCTTTTAATGTTGTTCGGAGAAGGAATATATACAGATACTCAGGATCAAAGCAAAGTTTGATCCTTAATTTTTAAGGGAAGTAGTGCAAGTACAGAAGGATTAACTTCTCAACTTCCACTAACAACATTAGGATACATAACTTATGTATTTAATTTCTGTTCTTTCTGAAGTGCAATAGTTGTTTATAGAAAATATCTAAAGGAATTTTTTGCAGGAAATCCTTTCCTGCTTCCTTTCTTTAGAGTTATTTTTATTCCTTTGCAATCTAAAAACATTAAGAAAACAAAAGATGCTCTTCAAATGAAACGAACCAAGCCTATGAAGATTACAAAAACAGAAAAACAAAGAATAGAGAAAGAACAACTATCTTTTATTTCTCTAAAGAATGTAAATAAGCATTTTGGTTCGTTTCATGCCCTGAGAGACATTAATTTAAACATTGAACAGGGAGAGTTTATAGCTATTCTTGGTCCTTCTGGATCAGGGAAGACAACACTAATTAACTTATTGTCGGGAATTGACATCCCGACAAGTGGTCAATTAGTAATAGATAAATGTAATACAGCTATCTTTTCTGATAAGAAGTTGACTTCTTTCAGAAGAGATAAGATAGGATATATTTTCCAAAATTATGCATTAATCCCCTATCTTACTGCTAGGGGAAATATAGAGTTATCAGTAGCTCTTAGAAGTGGAATGAAAACATTATTAGAGTCTTTTGTATCTGTAATTATCAGATACAAAAGATTTGTTAAGGGAGGATTAACGCGCGTAAAAGCTGTAAGAAAAATTTTGAATCAAATCTTTATAGCTTCAGATACTGAAGATATAACCCATTTAGTTAATGCTTTCAATTTGCTACCTCATCAAGATAAATATCCAAATCAACTTTCTGGGGGACAACAACAAAGAGTATCTATTGCTAGGTCTCTAATTAAGAGACCTAAGATACTCTTTGCTGATGAAGCTACAGGAGCACTAGACCATGCTTCTGCAAAAATCATTCTTAAATTCTTTAAGTTGATTAATGAGTATGCTAAGACCACCATTATTATGATTACTCACAACCCAGCAATAGCAACTATTACTGATAGAGTAATCAAAATAGATGGTGGAAGAATAGTAGAAGACTATAGAAATCCTAATCCTCTATCAGTAGATAGTTTGACTAATCTTTAA
- a CDS encoding HsdR family type I site-specific deoxyribonuclease, with protein MIKKNILNIFQKQLSWKIENFSEIYANGSLKGSIFDREFNSSLKKINSEISSSEIEEVKELLKKDISKEFDLRVNKSKYLLIRDGIQIISKKDEKKKVIKLIDFENPENNLFTLVSDFSLKNKDSKTSNFVGFANGIPLLFIFLVSESLNSFEEKFIKSYKENLKDSPDLFSYNSFCILTNGNESKIGTIGEEFSSYRNWTRLREEEKSNNNIEIFLQGTCNKNNFLDLLENFIIFPKEKGKLKKIMVQNHQFLGVNLAFESYINKEKNKGKLGIFYHTRGSGKKYSILFLAEKIKRKAKESPSFLFISDREFLEEELYELFIDCNVLKKDKDYLVNRKEELKGKLLSKKSYLFCLIHKFYGVSLPEINNKNTLIIVNEACRIFDNSKFEGLVKVFPNSARIGFSSTPLVRGDTKVVRYFGEYISIYELGKAIVDGIALPLAYENRACKIKLLEKSSIKEDFFEMTKEKLPEEYLKIEHLMMVEDRLRRNAQDFVHFFSNNLKQGKGIYICFNSKACLLMRHFIREYWNEEIKKLTKTLQQFVGNEKRKKIEEQIKLMKKFEMEIISNTYGLKAKNIYDYYGIKVEIPKVISSEKLLKKFKSKKDNLKVVFTTSTWPSGFDIKELNFVFIDKPFLNERELMQVVSLPTSKDEGKEEGVIIDYFDNCSGIRGAISNLYSSKRISFGDISLTPQIIGKINTYIRGIENIFSYLSISLKKFESEEKVNKRREMLLEYKKKLLSDIESKEAFNDYYEQLSNIFKSFFSHELTEEIRNKFSFFKIIYNFLNRKDYLMSEKDDLESDLFKLLNKYIKVER; from the coding sequence ATGATTAAGAAAAATATCTTAAATATTTTCCAAAAACAATTAAGTTGAAAAATTGAAAATTTTTCAGAAATTTATGCAAATGGTAGCTTAAAAGGATCTATTTTTGATAGAGAGTTCAACTCTTCTCTCAAAAAAATAAATTCAGAAATATCTTCTTCGGAAATAGAAGAAGTTAAGGAGTTACTAAAGAAAGACATTTCTAAAGAATTTGATTTAAGAGTCAATAAATCTAAATATTTATTAATTAGAGATGGTATTCAAATCATCTCTAAAAAAGATGAAAAAAAGAAAGTAATTAAATTAATTGACTTTGAAAATCCAGAAAACAATTTATTTACTCTTGTTTCTGATTTTTCTCTTAAAAATAAAGATTCAAAAACATCTAACTTTGTTGGATTTGCAAATGGAATACCATTACTTTTCATTTTTTTAGTAAGTGAATCTCTTAATTCTTTTGAAGAAAAGTTCATAAAAAGTTACAAAGAGAATCTAAAAGATTCTCCTGATCTTTTCTCTTATAACTCTTTTTGTATTTTGACTAACGGAAATGAGTCAAAAATAGGTACTATTGGGGAAGAATTTAGTTCATATAGAAATTGAACTAGATTGAGGGAAGAAGAAAAATCTAACAACAATATTGAAATTTTTTTGCAAGGAACTTGCAATAAAAATAATTTTTTAGATTTACTTGAAAATTTCATTATTTTCCCTAAAGAGAAGGGAAAGCTCAAAAAAATCATGGTACAAAATCATCAATTTTTGGGAGTAAATTTAGCTTTTGAAAGCTATATAAATAAAGAAAAGAATAAAGGTAAATTAGGTATTTTTTACCACACTAGAGGTAGTGGAAAAAAATATTCAATATTATTTTTGGCCGAAAAAATAAAAAGAAAGGCAAAGGAATCCCCTTCTTTTTTATTTATTTCTGATAGAGAGTTCTTAGAGGAAGAACTTTATGAACTTTTTATAGATTGCAATGTCTTAAAGAAAGACAAAGATTACCTAGTAAATAGAAAAGAAGAACTAAAAGGAAAATTATTAAGCAAAAAGAGTTATCTTTTTTGCTTAATTCACAAGTTTTATGGAGTATCTCTGCCAGAGATAAACAATAAAAATACATTAATTATTGTTAATGAAGCTTGCAGAATTTTTGATAATTCAAAATTTGAGGGACTTGTAAAAGTATTTCCTAATTCTGCAAGAATAGGATTTAGTAGTACTCCCCTAGTCAGGGGAGACACTAAAGTAGTTAGATATTTCGGGGAATATATCTCAATTTATGAATTAGGTAAAGCTATTGTAGATGGAATAGCTTTACCTTTAGCTTACGAAAATAGAGCCTGCAAGATTAAGTTATTAGAAAAATCCTCAATTAAAGAGGATTTTTTTGAAATGACTAAAGAAAAATTACCTGAAGAATATTTAAAAATTGAACACTTGATGATGGTAGAGGATAGATTGAGAAGAAATGCTCAAGATTTTGTTCATTTCTTCTCAAATAATTTGAAACAAGGAAAAGGAATTTATATTTGCTTCAATAGCAAAGCTTGTTTGCTAATGAGACACTTCATTAGAGAATATTGAAATGAAGAGATAAAGAAATTAACTAAAACACTTCAACAATTTGTTGGCAATGAAAAAAGAAAAAAGATTGAAGAGCAAATCAAATTAATGAAAAAGTTTGAAATGGAAATCATCTCAAACACTTATGGACTTAAAGCAAAGAATATATATGACTATTATGGGATCAAAGTTGAAATACCTAAAGTAATATCTTCAGAAAAACTCTTAAAGAAATTTAAGAGTAAAAAAGATAATTTAAAAGTTGTTTTTACTACATCCACTTGACCAAGTGGATTTGACATAAAAGAATTAAATTTTGTCTTTATAGATAAGCCTTTTTTAAATGAAAGAGAATTAATGCAAGTAGTATCTTTGCCTACTAGTAAAGATGAAGGAAAAGAAGAAGGAGTAATTATCGATTATTTCGATAATTGCTCAGGAATTAGAGGAGCTATTAGTAATTTATATTCTTCTAAAAGAATTTCTTTTGGGGATATTTCCTTAACTCCCCAAATAATTGGAAAAATAAATACTTATATTCGAGGAATAGAAAACATTTTCTCTTATTTATCTATTTCTCTTAAGAAATTTGAATCTGAAGAGAAAGTTAATAAAAGAAGAGAAATGTTATTGGAATATAAAAAGAAATTATTGTCAGATATTGAAAGTAAAGAAGCTTTTAATGATTATTATGAGCAACTTTCAAATATTTTTAAAAGTTTCTTTTCTCATGAACTTACTGAAGAAATAAGAAATAAATTTTCTTTTTTCAAGATCATCTATAACTTTTTAAATAGAAAAGACTATTTAATGTCAGAGAAAGATGATCTTGAGAGTGATCTTTTTAAATTACTAAATAAATACATTAAGGTAGAAAGATAA